A genomic window from Salvia splendens isolate huo1 chromosome 11, SspV2, whole genome shotgun sequence includes:
- the LOC121755077 gene encoding polygalacturonase-like, which translates to MEQMHVITLAIFGVLLLPLSAYAAVYDVSKEGVQNRDITNALLKVWKRAVEAPTASKVLIPKGQWTLKQALLAGPNKAPIDFQVEGTVTAYSDPFDLPDKKGEWWIGMNYLHSLTVSGGGILDGNGKVAWTKNDCHKNTPCTSKRLPYNLSFNFINNSLIKDITIKDSKYFQSNCISSRNVTFQRIKISAPAESPNTDGIHIARSVNIKVLDSVIGTGDDCISFGDEIKDVLIKNVRCGPGHGISIGSLGKTNEEKDVTGITIDNCTFINTGNGVRIKTWPSTPSTLKVTDIKFTNLIMQNVSNPIIIDQQYCPWNMCSLDKASLVQISKLKIDNIKGTSATQDVLIFSCSSTKPCQDVHIGNIDLRFSGDPKLGGPTTQCQNVKYTSTGKQNPPLCVKTSAPKPLPK; encoded by the exons ATGGAACAAATGCATGTAATCACCCTGGCAATATTTGGTGTCCTCCTTTTGCCGCTTTCGGCATACGCAGCCGTGTACGATGTGAGCAAGGAAGGAGTCCAGAACAGAGATATAACCAAT GCTTTGCTGAAAGTATGGAAGCGGGCGGTGGAGGCGCCGACGGCGTCAAAGGTGTTAATACCCAAGGGTCAATGGACGCTGAAGCAGGCTCTTCTGGCTGGACCCAACAAGGCCCCCATAGATTTCCAGGTGGAAGGCACCGTGACCGCTTATTCAGACCCTTTCGACCTCCCTGACAAGAAGGGAGAATGGTGGATAGGCATGAACTACCTCCACTCCCTCACCGTCTCCGGCGGGGGGATCTTAGACGGCAACGGCAAAGTCGCCTGGACCAAAAACGACTGCCACAAGAACACCCCGTGCACGAGTAAACGACTCCCCTACAACCTCAGCTTCAACTTCATTAACAACTCCCTCATTAAAGATATCACCATCAAAGACAGCAAGTACTTCCAGTCCAACTGCATCTCTAGCCGCAACGTCACCTTCCAGCGCATCAAGATCAGCGCCCCCGCCGAAAGCCCCAACACCGACGGCATCCACATCGCCCGTAGCGTCAACATTAAGGTCCTCGACTCCGTCATTGGGACCGGCGACGACTGCATCTCCTTCGGCGACGAGATCAAAGACGTCCTCATCAAGAACGTCAGGTGCGGCCCTGGCCACGGCATCAGCATCGGCAGCCTCGGAAAAACCAACGAGGAGAAAGACGTCACTGGGATCACCATAGATAACTGCACCTTCATTAACACCGGCAACGGGGTCAGGATCAAGACCTGGCCTTCCACTCCCAGCACCTTGAAAGTCACTGATATCAAATTCACCAATCTTATCATGCAAAACGTCAGCAATCCCATCATTATTGATCAACAATACTGCCCCTGGAATATGTGCTCCCTCGac AAAGCATCACTGGTCCAGATTAGTAAACTGAAGATTGACAACATCAAGGGTACCAGTGCCACTCAGGATGTGCTCATATTCTCTTGCAGCTCAACTAAGCCATGTCAAGATGTGCACATTGGAAACATTGATCTCAGGTTCTCCGGAGATCCTAAACTCGGCGGACCCACCACCCAGTGCCAGAACGTCAAGTACACTTCCACCGGCAAACAGAATCCACCTCTCTGTGTCAAGACCAGCGCCCCTAAACCTCTACCTAAGTAG
- the LOC121755983 gene encoding WRKY transcription factor 1-like: MEKWKDLTGAVSSKRIESETGELEMSPSTNLPLATSNSSKEAAFPVTSEKIMIDMLHTKSHPNVKQESDSCIVPSHLSQTQSSDTINYTSFSDKASPVTKQKRCEVHQRQTSGVTHDIPEPQIERIQPGKSENEKDSVSQVIGVFSRIPKDEPADLHLSQNPHIGIKTSSICDGERTTEKREMVSGNSLSIQSVNEEPASQSNKQMLTQSSQPVKFLEKLQPRRNPDSGGCSSPHDQLACSSGHSGKVSAVPKEEHQPDNSQPRQSIHDRNHALLSKEKTGTNTEVESVQGSSLSMGVPVPEPGQESYAYPMKFEKMEKLQPRRNLDFVVQGSHADVESTPSKAQDKGLDDGYNWRKYGQKFVKGNKFVRSYYKCTYLNCQAKKQVEKSHDGCTLDINYLGNHHHQKPQQSLQLTTTLQVKTPEMPITSTSKANVESIIKHVSSDQHMPEPSPQSAVGRSADGLSGAVSCSHKDTKDLDDCPDPKRLKRGTSSADDDVVIRSSSDSRHVVQTLSEVDLVNDGYRWRKYGQKFVKGNPNPRSYYRCSNTGCPVKKHVERASHDQKLVITTYEGKHVHDIPTSRTVSQGLATGGDASMMSPNSESSSKPEDKNPVPLEMVVRVSAN; this comes from the exons atggaaaaat GGAAGGACTTGACGGGTGCAGTTTCTTCAAAAAGAATTGAATCAGAAACAG GTGAGCTGGAGATGAGTCCTAGCACCAACTTACCATTGGCAACATCAAATTCTAGTAAAGAGGCTGCATTCCCTGTGACCTCTGAGAAGATAATGATTGACATGCTGCATACAAAAAGCCATCCTAATGTCAAGCAAGAGAGTGACTCCTGTATAGTGCCAAGTCATTTATCGCAGACACAAAGTTCCGATACGATAAACTATACATCATTTTCTGATAAGGCCTCCCCAGTAACCAAACAAAAACGGTGTGAGGTCCATCAGAGACAAACCTCTGGCGTCACACATGATATTCCAGAACCCCAAATAGAGAGGATTCAGCCGGGTAAGAGTGAAAATGAGAAGGACTCAGTCTCTCAAGTTATTGGAGTTTTCTCTAGAATCCCAAAGGATGAACCTGCTGATTTGCACTTGAGTCAGAACCCTCATATTGGAATAAAAACATCTTCAATATGTGATGGAGAAAGAACTACTGAAAAGAGGGAGATGGTATCTGGTAACTCACTCTCCATACAAAGTGTCAACGAGGAGCCTGCATCGCAGTCCAACAAGCAGATGCTGACTCAGTCCTCTCAACCTGTAAAATTTTTGGAGAAATTGCAGCCCAGGAGGAACCCAGACTCTGGGGGTTGTAGTTCTCCACATGATCAATTAGCTTGCAGTTCGGGTCACTCTGGAAAAGTTTCTGCTGTACCAAAAGAAGAACATCAACCTGACAATTCGCAGCCTAGACAGAGCATACATGATAGAAATCATGCATTACTGAGCAAGGAAAAAACAGGTACTAATACAGAAGTCGAGTCAGTTCAAGGGTCAAGTTTGAGCATGGGAGTGCCTGTACCTGAACCTGGTCAAGAGAGCTATGCATATCCTATGAAGTTTGAGAAAATGGAGAAATTGCAGCCAAGGAGAAACCTTGACTTTGTAGTTCAGGGATCACATGCTGATGTTGAAAGCACTCCCTCTAAAGCACAAGACAAAGGATTAGATGATGGCTACAACTGGAGGAAGTATGGACAGAAGTTTGTAAAAGGAAACAAATTTGTTCGAAGCTATTACAAATGTACTTACCTCAATTGCCAGGCTAAAAAACAAGTAGAGAAATCACATGATGGGTGTACATTAGACATCAATTATCTTGGGAACCATCATCATCAGAAACCACAGCAGAGTCTCCAGCTGACTACTACTCTTCAAGTAAAAACGCCTGAGATGCCCATTACGTCTACATCAAAAG CCAATGTTGAGTCGATCATCAAGCATGTCAGTTCTGATCAACATATGCCAGAACCCTCACCTCAATCAGCTGTTGGAAGAAGTGCTGATGGTTTGTCAGGAGCAGTTTCCTGTTCACATAAGGATACTAAGGATCTAGATGATTGCCCTGATCCCAAACGGCT GAAAAGAGGCACAAGTTCTGCAGATGATGATGTGGTGATTAGATCTAGTTCTGATTCAAGACATGTTGTTCAAACTTTGAGTGAGGTTGATTTGGTTAATGATGGATATCGGTGGCGTAAATATGGGCAGAAGTTTGTAAAAGGCAATCCAAACCCAAG GAGTTACTACAGGTGTTCAAACACTGGTTGCCCAGTAAAGAAAcacgtcgaaagagcttcacATGATCAAAAGTTAGTCATTACGACGTATGAAGGAAAACACGTCCATGACATTCCCACTTCCAGGACTGTTAGCCAAGGCCTAGCCACAGGTGGTGATGCTAGTATGATGAGTCCAAATAGTGAGTCTAGTTCCAAACCCGAAGACAAGAACCCTGTTCCGCTTGAAATGGTTGTTCGTGTCAGTGCAAACTGA